TCACCCGCTCCACCGCGGCGGTGTCCGCCACATCTCCCAAACAGGAATGCAATATGAGCCTGGGAAAATCCCGGCGCAACTCCAGTTCGATGCGGTACAAATTAAACTCAGAGCGCTCAAAAATGACCAGCCTGGCCGGCCCCAAACCCGCCACCTGACGGCACAGCTCGGCGCCGATGGAACCACCGCCACCGCTGACCAGCACGGTTTTCCCCGCCAACCCGGCGCTGATCCTTTTCCAATCCAGCGACACCGGGTCGCGGCCCAGCAGGTCATCAATGGCCACCTCGCGCAATTCGCTGATGCTGGCCCGGCCTGAGACCATGTCCTGCAACCGCGGCAGCGTCCGGAACGGCACATCAATGCGCTCGCACAAGCTGACGATGCGCTGCATTTGCCTGCCCGACGCCGAGGGCATGGCGATAACCACCGCATCCGCTTCCACATCCTCCACCACCCGGGCCACGTCCTCGATGGAGCCCAGAATGGGGATACCGTGGATCTTGGCGCCTTTGAGCTTGGGCTGATCATCCAAAAACCCCACGGGCGAATACTCACCGTCGCGGTGCATATCCCGCGCAAGCATTTCACCGGCCCGGCCGGCGCCGAGTATGAGCACCCGTTTACGCTCCGTCGGCTTGCCCAGGGTCATGCGGTGATCTTTCCACATGCGGTAAATCACCCGGGGCCCGCCGAGCAAAAACACCAAAAACATGGGATAAAAGACCAGGCTTGAGCGGGGAATGCCGTCCAGCCGGTTGATCAGAAACAAGGCAATCGCTGCGGCCAACGTGCCCAACATCACGGCCCGCAGGATGTTCCAAAGGTCGGGAATACTGGCAAAGCGCCACACGCCACGGTACAAACCGAAACGCCACAACACCAGGCCCTGCGCCAAAATCATCACAGGCAGACTCTGCGCCAACACCCACCATTCCGTGGGCGTAAAGACAAAGTTGTACCGAATGCTGAACGCCAGCACCCAGGCCAGCATCACCATGAACAAATCATGCAACACAATGCCGGTCCGGCGCGTCATCTCGGATATCACGAATCTACCTTCCCTACTGATTCAGCAGCATACTGCTTTTGGATCTTCCGCCAGGCCCACCAGCCGACAGCAGCAAGAACAAGCACCAGCGGAAACATCAACCACGGCCAAAACACGGCCAAAGCGGCGCTGGGAAACAGGACAAGCAACACAATCAGCATGACCGCGACACTCACCCGCGCGTGGGACCAACCCATTTGGGTCAAACGCTGATAGGCGTGACTGCGGTGAGGCGCGTACCAGGGCTCGCCCTTGACCACACGGTGCACGAGGGTAAAGGTAGCATCCAAGATAAATATTGCCAGCAACATGCCCCAGATAGGAACCGGCAAGGCACCAAGATTATCGCCGGCCAGCGCCAAAACCGCGAAACTATACCCCAACAGACCGCTGCCCACATCCCCCATGAACAAGCGGGCCGGCGACCAGTTCCACACCAAAAACCCGGTGCTGGCCGCCGCCAGACCGGCTGCCACCACGGCGAGCCCCGGCGCACCCACCCACCATAGCAGCACGGCACCACCCAGGCCGGCGACCACCGCCTGCCCGCCTGCCAGACCGTCGATGCCATCCATGAAGTTATAAA
The nucleotide sequence above comes from Gammaproteobacteria bacterium. Encoded proteins:
- a CDS encoding polysaccharide biosynthesis protein; this encodes MTRRTGIVLHDLFMVMLAWVLAFSIRYNFVFTPTEWWVLAQSLPVMILAQGLVLWRFGLYRGVWRFASIPDLWNILRAVMLGTLAAAIALFLINRLDGIPRSSLVFYPMFLVFLLGGPRVIYRMWKDHRMTLGKPTERKRVLILGAGRAGEMLARDMHRDGEYSPVGFLDDQPKLKGAKIHGIPILGSIEDVARVVEDVEADAVVIAMPSASGRQMQRIVSLCERIDVPFRTLPRLQDMVSGRASISELREVAIDDLLGRDPVSLDWKRISAGLAGKTVLVSGGGGSIGAELCRQVAGLGPARLVIFERSEFNLYRIELELRRDFPRLILHSCLGDVADTAAVERVMDQHRPNVIFHAAAYKHVPLLERQPREALRNNVVGTKVLAMAADRFACSTFVLISTDKVVNPTNVMGASKRVAELFCQALNRRSNTRFITVRFGNVLGSAGSVVPLFQQQIAEGGPVTVTDPDISRFFMTIPEACQLIMQAAAMGRGGEIFVLDMGEPVKISYLAEQLIRLSGKVPGKDINITYTGLRPGEKLYEELFYEHEVLGKTTHEKILLAQSSVTDWGRLNQLLDALQDACSKYDEGALQMLLRELVPEMSEAPAGKVAPAADNVVRLPV
- a CDS encoding glycosyltransferase family 4 protein; this encodes MAEAGLSAAQWVWVVGGVAGLTAVLAGGVRRYALQRGLMDVPNDRSSHHRPTPRGGGVAIAVAFFIAVAYLAGRGSTPSAVAAALLGGGLLVAAIGWADDHSHIPARWRATVHGLAAVWAVWCLGGYSALNIGVAVIPLGAWGSVLAVLGIVWLTNLYNFMDGIDGLAGGQAVVAGLGGAVLLWWVGAPGLAVVAAGLAAASTGFLVWNWSPARLFMGDVGSGLLGYSFAVLALAGDNLGALPVPIWGMLLAIFILDATFTLVHRVVKGEPWYAPHRSHAYQRLTQMGWSHARVSVAVMLIVLLVLFPSAALAVFWPWLMFPLVLVLAAVGWWAWRKIQKQYAAESVGKVDS